Below is a genomic region from Streptomyces roseoviridis.
CCCACCTCGACGCGGGCCAGGCAGCGGCCGGGGCGGACCACGGCCGGGTGGAGGCGCTCCAGGTCCTCGTTGGTGGTGACGGCGACGAGGACGTTGCGGCCCTGACCGAGCAGACCGTCCGTCAGGTTGAGCAGCCGGGACAGCGCCTGCCCGGCCGCGTGCTTGGCCTCGCCCCGGATCAGCTCGTCGCAGTCCTCCAGGAGCAGCAGGCGCCAGCGTCCCCGGGGCGTGCCCTCGTCCTCGCCGATCGCGATGTCCATCAGGTAGCCGACGTCGCTGAAGAGGCGCTCCGGGTCGAGGACGCAGTCGACCTGGCACCAGTCGCGCCAGGAGCGGGCCAGGGTGCGCAGGGCGGAGGTCTTGCCGGTGCCGGGCGGCCCGTGGAGCAGCAGCAGCCGGCCCGTGATGTCGTCCGGGGTGACGGCCATCAGCCGGTCCATCGCGTCGGCGACCGGCGCCGTGTAGTTGGGCCGGATCTCCTCCCAGGTGCCGGCGCCGATCTGACGGGTGGTGCGGTGCGGGCCGCGCCGGGGCGACACGTACCAGAAGCCCATCGTGACGTTCTCCGGCTGCGGTTCCGGTTCGTCCTTCGCGCCGTCCGTGGCCTCCTTCAGGACCCGTTCGGCCAGTTCGGGCTCGGTCGCCGTGACGGTGACGTCGGCGCCCCGGCTCCAGCGGGAGACCAGCAGGGTCCAGCCCTCGCCCTCGGCGAGGACGGCGCTGCGGTCGTCGTCCTTCGCGGCCCGCACGACCCTGGCGCCCGAGGGCAGCAGGGTCGCGGACGGCTTCACCCGGTCCAGGCTGGTGCTGTGGGCGTGCGGCTGCTCGCCGGTGGCGAAGCGGCCGAGGAACAGCGCGTCCACGACGTCGGACGGCGAGTCGCTGTCGTCGACGTTGAGCCGGATCGGCAGCGCGTGCCGGGGATCGGCCGGTACCTCTGGGGTGGCTGACATGGCGCCCATGATCCGGCACGGGGCCATCGGCCGCACGGTTTTTCCACCACGGCACGCGCGACGACCCGAGTGGCTTGTTCCCGACGGTTTCTGAGGGCAATTCAGGGGAACACGACGTCGATTATTGGCATGGACACTTCCAGAGCCCCGGATCCGCTGCTACTACCTGGTAACGCAGAGATCCTGCTACAGGGAGGTTCCATGAGACTGTCCCGGTTCACGGCCCTTTCGTCCTCACTGCTCCTCGGTGCCGTCCTCGCCCTCACCGGGGCGGGAGCCGCCCAGGCCGCCGAGACCGCCGCCCTCGACTACGTGGCCCTCGGTGACTCGTACTCGTCGGGCGTCGGCGCCGGCAGCTACGACAGCGCGAGCGGCAACTGCAAGCGCTCCACCAAGGCCTTCCCCGTGCTCTGGAAGAACGCGAACGCCCCCTCCTCCTTCGCGTTCACCGCGTGCTCGGGCGCCCGAACGGGTGATGTCACGGCCAATCAGCTCGGACCGCTCTCCACCGCCACCGACCTGGTCTCCCTCACCGTCGGCGGCAACGACGCCGGTTTCGCGGACGTCATGACCACCTGTGTCACCCAATCCGAATCCGCCTGCATCAGCCGTATCAATCAGGCCAAGGCGTACGTCGACTCCACCCTGCCCGGCAAGCTCGACTCGGTGTACTCCGCCATCCGCGGCAAGGCCCCCAACGCCCGTGTCGTCGTCCTCGGCTACCCCCGCTTCTACAAGCTCGACGGCAGCTGCGTCGCCGGTCTGAGCGAGAACGAGCGGCGCGCCATCAACGACGCCTCCGACTACCTCAACGCGGCCACCGCCAAGCGCGCCGCCGACCACGGCTACACCTTCGCGAGCGTCGTCCCGTCCTTCACCGGCCACGAGATCTGCTCGGGCGCGGCATGGCTGCACAGCGTCAACTGGCTCAACATCGGCGAGTCCTACCACCCCACCGCCGCCGGCCAGTCGGGCGGCTACCTGCCGCCGTTCAACGCGGCGGACGGCGCGTAGCCGCACCGCCCGCCCCCGGGGAGGCGGTCCCCTCCGACGGTGTCGCCGACGACGGCGGGGCCGACGGCGGCGGGGCCGTCTCCGTACAGCTCACCGAGAACGCGACCCAGTTGGACTGGCGGTCGACCGGGTCGCGGACCTCCATCCGGATCCGGTCGCTCACCTCCGCGCCCGCCGGGTGGCCCGACTGCGTGAGCGTCACCTGCCGCTCGGCCGGACCGCCCTCCGGGAACTCCAGCGTCCGCCACCGCGGGTCCCCCGCCTCACCGCTCTCCGTGACCCAGCGGTACGAGACGGTGGCCGGCGTCCGGTCCACCGTGACCGTCGCCGTGAACGCGGGCGCTTCTCCCTCCGGCGGCGGACACGGACCCTCGTAGCTGTCCCGCACCGGCCGCACGAACAGCAGCACCGACACCGGCGGAGTCGTCGGCGGGCTCGGCGAGGCGGTCGTCGGCGCCGTCGTGGGCGCGGCCGTCGTGGGCTCCGGCGTCGTCGGCGTCGCGCTCGTCGTGGCCGGCGGCACCACCGGAGTGCCGTCCGGGCCGGTGTCCCGCAGGGCCGCGTACGTGAGGGCGCCCGCCAGCAGGAGCAGCGCGGCGAGCACGGCGAACAGCACCGGCCCCCGCCGCGACCGGCGCGGCTGCGGCCCCGGTCCGGACGCGGGCAGGGGAGCGGTCGTCCCGGGGCCCACGGGCCCGGTGGGCTCCAGGTCCTCGTCCCGGAAGCCGGCGGGCAGGGGCCCCAGGACCGGGGCCGTCAGCCGCTCCGTACGCGGGGTGCCGCCCGCTCCGACCAGCCGCAGCTG
It encodes:
- a CDS encoding DUF5925 domain-containing protein — protein: MGAMSATPEVPADPRHALPIRLNVDDSDSPSDVVDALFLGRFATGEQPHAHSTSLDRVKPSATLLPSGARVVRAAKDDDRSAVLAEGEGWTLLVSRWSRGADVTVTATEPELAERVLKEATDGAKDEPEPQPENVTMGFWYVSPRRGPHRTTRQIGAGTWEEIRPNYTAPVADAMDRLMAVTPDDITGRLLLLHGPPGTGKTSALRTLARSWRDWCQVDCVLDPERLFSDVGYLMDIAIGEDEGTPRGRWRLLLLEDCDELIRGEAKHAAGQALSRLLNLTDGLLGQGRNVLVAVTTNEDLERLHPAVVRPGRCLARVEVGRLTRAEAVTWLGREEGVGRDGATLAELFALRRGTPGVDMPHPRATDSGLYL
- a CDS encoding SGNH/GDSL hydrolase family protein — its product is MRLSRFTALSSSLLLGAVLALTGAGAAQAAETAALDYVALGDSYSSGVGAGSYDSASGNCKRSTKAFPVLWKNANAPSSFAFTACSGARTGDVTANQLGPLSTATDLVSLTVGGNDAGFADVMTTCVTQSESACISRINQAKAYVDSTLPGKLDSVYSAIRGKAPNARVVVLGYPRFYKLDGSCVAGLSENERRAINDASDYLNAATAKRAADHGYTFASVVPSFTGHEICSGAAWLHSVNWLNIGESYHPTAAGQSGGYLPPFNAADGA
- a CDS encoding serine/threonine-protein kinase — encoded protein: MTLIAGRYRLLDVLGEGGMGTVWRARDELLGREVAVKEVRAPAGLPSEDRERLYARLEREARSAARITHRNVVTVYDVALDDDRPWIVMELVRGLTLAETLEAEGPLPPRRAAHVGAEVVGALRAAHAAGVLHRDVKPANVLLSNDGRAVLTDFGIAAVAGTSPLTMTGELIGSPEYLAPERALGRTPGPAADLWSLGVLLYAAVEGVSPFRRETALDTLRTVVDEEPAPPAHAGPLAPVIEGLLRKDPEQRLSAEAAEEQLRLVGAGGTPRTERLTAPVLGPLPAGFRDEDLEPTGPVGPGTTAPLPASGPGPQPRRSRRGPVLFAVLAALLLLAGALTYAALRDTGPDGTPVVPPATTSATPTTPEPTTAAPTTAPTTASPSPPTTPPVSVLLFVRPVRDSYEGPCPPPEGEAPAFTATVTVDRTPATVSYRWVTESGEAGDPRWRTLEFPEGGPAERQVTLTQSGHPAGAEVSDRIRMEVRDPVDRQSNWVAFSVSCTETAPPPSAPPSSATPSEGTASPGAGGAATRRPPR